The Myxococcaceae bacterium JPH2 genome window below encodes:
- the rpsT gene encoding 30S ribosomal protein S20, producing the protein MANTKSAEKRHRQSLKRRARNITVRTNVKDAVKAAREAIATKDSAKKTDSLKAASKSLNKAASKGVLHKRTAARRISRLAKAAAKQA; encoded by the coding sequence TTGGCCAACACCAAGTCCGCAGAGAAGCGTCACCGCCAGTCCCTGAAGCGCCGCGCCCGGAACATCACGGTGCGGACCAACGTGAAGGACGCCGTCAAGGCCGCCCGCGAGGCGATCGCCACGAAGGACTCGGCGAAGAAGACGGACTCGCTGAAGGCCGCGTCCAAGAGCCTGAACAAGGCCGCGTCCAAGGGCGTCCTCCACAAGCGCACCGCCGCGCGCCGTATCTCCCGGCTGGCCAAGGCCGCCGCCAAGCAGGCCTGA
- a CDS encoding leucine--tRNA ligase: protein MAMNESYEPQSIEGKWQTRWESEGLFRAGTSPDAPKKYILEMLPYPSGKMHMGHVRNYLIGDVFARYFQMKGFDVLHPMGWDAFGLPAENAAIKDGVHPAVRTEENIASFKKEMRSLGYSYDWTREVNTSKPEYYRWNQWFFIQMLERGLVYRRFSKVNWCTGCLTVIANEQVKEGVCERCDSPVVDKEMPEWAFRITRYSQDLLDSLDTLKEWPERITAMQRNWIGRSDGAEAEFKVQGHDASMRVFTTRIDTLYGCTYVVLAPDHKLVAQVTTPERRADVEAFAKRMSAQSKTERLGEDAEKEGVFTGAHAMNPFTGQPVPIWIANFVVSDYGTGAVMSVPAHDVRDFAFARKYQLPVKVVIQPATGEKLPSGDALEAAFTEYGVLVDSGEYTGLTSAAARQKMAAKLEAEGRGRSTVTYRQKDWGFSRQRYWGTPIPIVYCETCDPERKGIPVPVEQLPVRLPEIDVQEVLTGKGEPPLAKVPSFVNATCPKCKGPARRETETMDTFVDSCWYFARYLSPHFEGAPFDPKEAQRWLPVDVYVGGPEHAVMHLLYFRFWTRVMKLLGLSPVDEPVTRLITQGIVNGPDARKMSKRWGNVVAPASIVEKYGADTARAYVLFAGPPERDFDWSDKQVEGVFRFLKRVWTLAATHHAAVVGATHEGPYEGKALDIRRVAHKCLKRVGEAIERLSFNTAIAGVMECVNALYLLGTPETPAEKAAMAEAIRILAVVLTPIAPHIADELAEAYGAKRFTVQDGWPAFDPALVVDETIPYAVQVNGKLRAEIHVAADAVEADVRAAAEADEKVQAALAGKTLRKFVFVPKRLVNFVVG from the coding sequence ATGGCGATGAACGAGAGTTACGAGCCGCAGTCAATCGAAGGCAAGTGGCAAACCCGTTGGGAGAGCGAGGGCCTCTTCCGGGCAGGCACGAGCCCGGACGCCCCGAAGAAGTACATCCTGGAGATGCTGCCGTACCCCAGCGGGAAGATGCACATGGGGCACGTGCGCAACTACCTCATCGGGGATGTCTTCGCGCGCTACTTCCAGATGAAGGGTTTCGACGTCCTGCACCCGATGGGGTGGGATGCCTTCGGACTGCCGGCGGAGAACGCGGCCATCAAGGACGGCGTGCACCCGGCCGTGCGCACCGAGGAGAACATCGCCTCGTTCAAGAAGGAGATGCGCAGCCTCGGGTACAGCTACGACTGGACGCGCGAGGTCAACACCAGCAAGCCCGAGTACTACCGCTGGAACCAGTGGTTCTTCATCCAGATGCTGGAGCGTGGGCTCGTCTACCGCCGCTTCAGCAAGGTGAACTGGTGTACCGGCTGCCTCACCGTCATCGCCAACGAGCAGGTGAAGGAAGGCGTCTGCGAGCGCTGCGACTCGCCCGTGGTGGACAAGGAGATGCCCGAGTGGGCGTTCCGCATCACCCGCTACTCGCAGGACCTGCTCGACTCGCTGGACACGCTCAAGGAGTGGCCCGAGCGCATCACGGCCATGCAGCGCAACTGGATTGGCCGCTCGGATGGCGCCGAGGCCGAGTTCAAGGTCCAGGGGCATGACGCCTCGATGCGCGTCTTCACCACCCGCATCGACACCCTCTACGGCTGCACCTACGTGGTGCTGGCGCCGGACCACAAGCTCGTGGCGCAGGTGACGACGCCGGAGCGGCGCGCGGACGTCGAGGCGTTCGCGAAGCGGATGAGCGCGCAGTCGAAGACGGAGCGGTTGGGCGAGGACGCGGAGAAGGAAGGCGTCTTCACCGGTGCGCACGCGATGAATCCGTTCACGGGCCAGCCGGTGCCCATCTGGATCGCCAACTTCGTGGTGAGCGACTACGGCACGGGCGCGGTGATGAGCGTGCCCGCGCATGACGTGCGCGACTTCGCCTTCGCGCGCAAGTACCAGCTGCCCGTGAAGGTCGTCATCCAGCCGGCCACGGGGGAAAAGCTCCCCTCGGGCGATGCGCTCGAGGCGGCGTTCACGGAGTACGGCGTGCTGGTGGACTCGGGTGAGTACACCGGGCTTACGTCCGCGGCGGCGCGGCAGAAGATGGCCGCGAAGCTGGAGGCGGAAGGTCGCGGGCGGTCCACGGTGACGTACCGCCAGAAGGACTGGGGCTTCAGCCGCCAGCGCTACTGGGGCACGCCCATCCCCATCGTGTACTGCGAGACGTGCGATCCCGAGCGCAAGGGCATCCCCGTGCCCGTGGAGCAGCTCCCGGTGCGCCTGCCCGAGATCGACGTGCAGGAGGTGCTGACGGGCAAGGGCGAGCCGCCGCTCGCCAAGGTGCCGTCGTTCGTCAACGCGACGTGCCCGAAGTGCAAGGGCCCCGCGCGCCGCGAGACGGAGACGATGGACACCTTCGTCGACTCCTGCTGGTACTTCGCGCGCTACCTCTCGCCGCACTTCGAAGGGGCCCCCTTCGACCCCAAGGAGGCGCAGCGCTGGTTGCCGGTGGACGTGTACGTGGGCGGCCCCGAGCACGCCGTGATGCACCTGCTCTACTTCCGGTTCTGGACCCGGGTGATGAAGCTCCTCGGGCTGTCGCCGGTGGACGAGCCCGTCACGCGGCTCATCACCCAGGGCATCGTCAACGGGCCGGATGCCCGGAAGATGTCCAAGCGGTGGGGCAACGTGGTGGCGCCCGCGAGCATCGTGGAGAAGTACGGCGCGGACACGGCGCGCGCCTACGTGCTGTTCGCCGGTCCGCCGGAGCGCGACTTCGACTGGTCCGACAAGCAGGTGGAGGGCGTGTTCCGCTTCCTCAAGCGCGTGTGGACGCTCGCGGCCACGCACCACGCCGCCGTGGTGGGTGCCACGCACGAGGGGCCGTATGAGGGCAAGGCGCTCGACATCCGCCGCGTGGCGCACAAGTGCCTCAAGCGCGTGGGCGAGGCCATCGAGCGGCTGTCGTTCAACACGGCCATCGCCGGGGTGATGGAGTGCGTCAACGCGCTCTACCTGCTCGGCACGCCGGAGACGCCCGCGGAGAAGGCGGCCATGGCCGAGGCCATCCGCATCCTCGCGGTGGTGCTCACTCCCATCGCGCCGCACATCGCGGACGAGCTGGCGGAGGCCTACGGCGCGAAGCGCTTCACGGTGCAGGACGGCTGGCCCGCGTTCGACCCCGCGCTCGTGGTGGACGAGACGATTCCGTACGCCGTGCAGGTCAACGGCAAGCTGCGCGCGGAGATCCACGTCGCGGCGGACGCGGTCGAGGCGGATGTGCGCGCCGCGGCCGAGGCGGACGAGAAGGTGCAGGCCGCGTTGGCGGGCAAGACGCTGCGCAAGTTCGTCTTCGTCCCCAAGCGCCTGGTGAACTTCGTCGTCGGCTGA